The following proteins are co-located in the Acinetobacter shaoyimingii genome:
- the tssG gene encoding type VI secretion system baseplate subunit TssG, with the protein MRSERWWQEASVIDELFKVPTDFDLVQTTRLLRHTPYQKNLKYWADDFRFESSLELNFPKTEVESLEIEEDKVHLTNLVVGLTGMQGALPYSYTNKVKQAPRRLRAEVVKFLGLFNHKLTAQYVDSCITYHLPIRYEVEKENDYLKILHALNGYVSEQHQQRELDDYFAEFAGLMQGQNNTAHALKTMLSCVFKQDIAVEEFIEEKFKLGEDQKTKLGGNQPSLLGINTFCGDTIKQIDGKIEIQIGPLNRETYLQFLPNQQLSIKLKNILKSWCSPTLLVDLRLILDKQEVKPICLTSKQSMGLSQGAFLQPDAPDHNRETRYALIGVA; encoded by the coding sequence ATGCGTTCAGAACGTTGGTGGCAAGAAGCTTCTGTAATTGATGAGCTTTTTAAAGTCCCTACAGATTTTGATTTGGTGCAAACAACACGATTGCTCCGTCACACGCCGTATCAAAAAAATTTAAAATATTGGGCAGATGATTTTAGGTTTGAATCTTCTCTTGAGCTGAACTTTCCTAAAACTGAAGTTGAATCACTCGAAATTGAAGAAGATAAAGTCCATTTAACCAATTTGGTGGTAGGACTTACAGGCATGCAAGGGGCGCTGCCATATAGCTATACCAATAAGGTGAAACAAGCTCCTCGTCGTTTGCGTGCAGAAGTGGTTAAGTTTTTAGGATTGTTTAATCATAAATTGACTGCACAATATGTAGATTCATGTATTACTTATCATTTACCTATTCGTTATGAAGTTGAAAAAGAAAACGACTACCTCAAAATTTTGCATGCTTTAAATGGCTATGTGAGTGAACAACATCAGCAAAGAGAGTTGGATGATTATTTTGCTGAATTTGCCGGTTTAATGCAGGGACAAAACAATACAGCACACGCACTGAAAACGATGTTGAGCTGTGTATTTAAGCAAGATATAGCTGTTGAAGAATTTATTGAAGAAAAATTTAAACTTGGGGAAGATCAAAAAACCAAACTTGGCGGGAATCAACCCAGTTTACTAGGGATCAATACATTCTGTGGCGATACGATTAAACAAATTGATGGCAAAATTGAAATCCAAATAGGCCCTTTAAATCGTGAAACTTATTTACAATTTTTACCCAATCAACAACTGAGTATAAAGTTAAAAAACATTTTAAAAAGTTGGTGCAGTCCAACACTTTTAGTCGATTTGCGACTCATTTTAGATAAGCAAGAAGTGAAACCGATTTGTTTAACTTCGAAGCAGTCTATGGGACTCAGTCAGGGTGCTTTTCTGCAGCCAGATGCACCAGATCATAACCGCGAAACTCGCTATGCGTTAATAGGGGTGGCATAA
- the tssF gene encoding type VI secretion system baseplate subunit TssF: protein MIEELLPYYEKQLQEFGQQSREFAQKYPKIAQRLSLNQEQIDDPHIERLIQAFSLIAARVDKKLADSYDVFTRALFEVMFPQYLRHFPSATVVSFEDINKVKQLTEAHVIPKQTTLKSRSFKGVQCEFNTTQEVRLLPIALTHLNFKTNPSAHMHLNQNATLTLGFEVFNQAQNWLVNETLPIYLDAISNFPLQVLDSIFKSSTGFSIKVGNYTVPINNPFEVMGFDENQSLLPIDQHTHHAYRLLMEYFCFPDKYSFLNLNLNVLKGVIKDKHQFEILIHFKLNLNDQAVIRNYSELNIANFKLFSTPAVNLFEKSAEPQKINHKQLEYPLITDAHHPEFYQVYSIIDMNMVREKNNTDQVFFPILPFFAMSHYHDEDVQFFYALNPAQLHNKFVETGYSIISKHLKPYDTKSDFISTRLLCSNRNLPHEALSQSNNILNLNDSSLARRALVLKRPSLPFKFEQNQKEQWRIISHLSLNTLALMKGDAVSHVKELLELYNLPKTKENHLIIDAIKTVEFSLTHKLVEAKPFPMFVRGVKVTVHIDEQVFRGHSLFIFSQLLSHVFNLKVQMNSFVDVVIFDFNSQQELYQCVQNVGGKKLL, encoded by the coding sequence GTGATAGAAGAACTCTTACCGTATTACGAGAAGCAGCTACAAGAATTTGGTCAACAATCACGAGAGTTTGCACAGAAATATCCCAAAATTGCGCAGAGACTTTCTTTAAATCAAGAACAGATTGATGACCCACATATCGAGCGATTGATTCAAGCCTTTTCGCTCATTGCTGCACGTGTCGATAAAAAATTAGCCGACAGTTATGACGTATTTACTCGAGCACTATTTGAAGTGATGTTTCCGCAGTATCTGCGTCATTTTCCTTCTGCGACGGTCGTGAGTTTCGAAGATATCAATAAGGTTAAGCAATTAACTGAAGCACATGTTATTCCAAAGCAAACCACCCTTAAATCACGTAGCTTTAAAGGTGTGCAGTGTGAGTTCAACACAACTCAAGAAGTGCGGTTGTTGCCTATAGCGCTTACGCATTTAAATTTTAAAACCAATCCAAGTGCGCACATGCATTTGAACCAAAATGCGACTTTAACTTTAGGATTTGAAGTTTTTAATCAGGCGCAGAATTGGTTAGTCAATGAAACATTACCGATTTATTTGGATGCAATTTCTAATTTTCCACTACAAGTCTTAGACAGCATATTTAAATCAAGTACAGGATTTTCCATAAAAGTAGGAAATTACACGGTACCTATTAATAATCCATTTGAGGTGATGGGCTTTGATGAAAATCAAAGTTTGTTGCCTATCGATCAGCATACTCATCATGCTTATCGTTTGCTTATGGAATATTTTTGTTTTCCTGACAAATATAGCTTTTTAAACTTGAATCTGAATGTTTTAAAAGGGGTGATTAAAGACAAACATCAATTTGAAATATTGATTCATTTTAAATTGAATTTGAATGATCAGGCCGTGATTCGGAATTATTCAGAACTGAATATTGCCAATTTTAAATTGTTCTCAACGCCTGCAGTGAATCTGTTCGAAAAAAGTGCAGAACCACAAAAGATTAATCATAAGCAATTGGAGTATCCACTGATTACGGATGCACATCATCCTGAGTTTTATCAGGTCTATTCAATTATTGATATGAATATGGTACGTGAAAAGAACAATACCGATCAGGTGTTTTTTCCTATTTTACCATTTTTTGCAATGAGTCATTATCATGACGAAGATGTGCAATTCTTTTATGCTTTAAATCCTGCTCAATTACATAATAAATTTGTTGAAACTGGCTACTCGATTATTTCAAAACATTTAAAGCCTTATGATACCAAGTCAGATTTTATTAGTACGCGACTTTTATGTTCAAATCGAAATCTACCCCATGAAGCGTTGAGCCAGTCCAACAATATATTAAATCTCAATGACAGTAGTTTGGCTAGACGTGCGCTGGTGCTTAAGCGTCCAAGCTTACCCTTCAAATTTGAACAGAATCAAAAAGAACAGTGGCGCATCATTTCACATCTTTCATTGAACACTTTAGCGCTGATGAAAGGCGATGCTGTGAGCCATGTCAAAGAGCTTTTGGAGCTCTATAACCTGCCAAAGACCAAAGAAAATCATTTAATTATCGATGCAATTAAAACAGTTGAATTTAGTTTGACGCATAAGTTGGTCGAGGCAAAACCATTTCCGATGTTCGTTCGTGGCGTGAAAGTGACTGTACATATCGATGAACAAGTGTTCCGTGGTCATAGTTTGTTTATTTTTAGTCAGCTTTTAAGTCATGTGTTTAATTTAAAAGTACAAATGAACAGTTTTGTAGATGTGGTGATTTTTGACTTTAATTCTCAACAGGAGTTATACCAATGCGTTCAGAACGTTGGTGGCAAGAAGCTTCTGTAA
- the tssE gene encoding type VI secretion system baseplate subunit TssE, giving the protein MNLDHLYPFGFRSTLFDRLIPEKEEQLKGLTIQELRESVAQDLEDLLNSRMAKLEQIEDFQLVKKSILQFGIIDFVGLSTANPADRDKICQSIEQSIAAHEPRLTQIKVEMLLDGHNMGSLCLSIQAYLNIHPLYEPVVFDAFLKPTTQQYVISARS; this is encoded by the coding sequence ATGAATTTAGATCACTTATATCCATTTGGTTTCAGGTCAACTTTATTTGATCGGTTAATTCCAGAAAAAGAAGAACAACTCAAAGGTTTAACCATTCAAGAGTTGCGTGAATCTGTTGCTCAAGATTTAGAAGATTTACTGAATAGCCGAATGGCAAAATTAGAACAAATAGAAGATTTTCAACTGGTTAAAAAATCAATTTTACAATTTGGAATTATAGACTTTGTTGGCTTATCTACGGCAAATCCTGCAGATCGAGATAAAATTTGTCAATCGATTGAACAATCAATTGCAGCACATGAACCGAGATTGACTCAAATTAAAGTTGAGATGTTATTGGATGGACACAATATGGGGTCGCTTTGTCTCAGTATTCAAGCATATCTCAATATTCATCCACTGTATGAACCTGTTGTTTTTGATGCTTTTTTAAAACCGACAACACAACAATATGTCATTTCTGCAAGATCTTAA
- a CDS encoding Hcp family type VI secretion system effector encodes MKDIYVQFRGKYKVDGESRDTEHKDWLEVNSWSHNIRQPKSATSSSVGGHTAERVEHSDMLFIKDLDATSPKLWEACSAGYTFDEVQIDFYRANGDKRIKYLQIKLKHVLVSSVTPTVNEEGVPTEAFGLKYAAVEWTYNQQDINGTQKGAVTKKWSLSNNTASYAA; translated from the coding sequence ATGAAAGATATATACGTTCAATTTCGAGGAAAATACAAGGTTGATGGCGAATCACGTGACACTGAGCACAAAGATTGGCTAGAGGTGAACTCTTGGTCTCACAACATTCGCCAGCCTAAGTCTGCAACTTCTTCTAGCGTAGGTGGTCATACTGCGGAACGTGTTGAACATTCTGATATGCTTTTCATCAAAGATTTGGATGCAACAAGCCCTAAACTTTGGGAAGCATGTTCTGCTGGTTATACATTTGATGAAGTACAGATCGATTTTTACCGTGCAAATGGTGACAAACGTATCAAGTACTTACAAATCAAATTGAAACACGTTCTTGTATCTAGCGTAACACCAACTGTAAATGAAGAAGGTGTTCCTACAGAAGCGTTTGGTCTTAAATATGCTGCTGTAGAGTGGACATATAATCAACAAGATATTAACGGTACTCAGAAGGGTGCAGTTACTAAGAAATGGTCATTGTCTAATAACACAGCTTCTTACGCTGCGTAA
- the tssC gene encoding type VI secretion system contractile sheath large subunit — protein sequence MSNLQTAAASNTSTEEVNLLDSIVEQSRIARNDEEHVRAKSLIGELAKEVMAGTITVSDNMTVSIDKRIAEIDALISAQLSKIMHHEQFQKIESTWRGLYYFCQETPSNPLIKIRMMNTTKKELIKDFQAATDFDQSTLFKKIYEEEYGSFGGAPYATLIGDFEFDRTPSDMYLLEQISHVAAAAHAPFISAASPSMLGLESFTEIDRPRDVSKIFETAEYVQWRSFRESDDSRYVALTMPRVLGRLPYDPKEGWATEGFNFVEEVTGENHDQYLWMNAAYGFGTRLTNAFDMHGWCAAIRGVEGGGLVEGLPVHTFKTNDGEVVFKCPTEVAITDRREKELSDLGFIPLVHCKNTDYAAFFGAQSTQKPKKYDSDTANANSALSSQIQYIMAVSRIAHYLKAMMRDKVGSFASAGNVETFLNEWLSQYVLLDDGASQEAKAQYPLREASVKVVEDPAQPGHYKSVVFLRPHFQLDELSVSLRLVTELPQSSN from the coding sequence ATGAGTAATTTACAAACTGCAGCAGCATCCAATACTTCGACTGAAGAAGTCAATTTATTAGATTCAATTGTTGAGCAAAGTCGTATTGCACGCAATGACGAAGAACATGTTCGTGCTAAAAGTTTGATTGGGGAGCTAGCAAAAGAAGTCATGGCAGGAACAATTACTGTTTCTGATAATATGACCGTATCTATCGATAAACGTATTGCTGAAATTGATGCGCTTATTTCTGCTCAACTCAGCAAAATTATGCACCATGAGCAATTCCAAAAAATTGAATCGACTTGGCGTGGTTTATATTATTTCTGTCAGGAAACCCCTTCGAATCCTCTGATCAAAATTCGTATGATGAATACGACCAAGAAAGAGTTGATTAAAGATTTCCAGGCTGCAACAGATTTCGATCAAAGTACCTTATTCAAAAAAATCTATGAAGAAGAATACGGCTCATTCGGTGGCGCACCATATGCGACATTAATTGGTGACTTTGAATTTGATCGTACGCCTTCAGATATGTATTTGCTTGAGCAGATTTCGCATGTCGCTGCTGCAGCACATGCGCCATTTATTTCTGCTGCAAGTCCATCAATGTTAGGTCTTGAAAGTTTTACTGAAATTGATCGACCTCGTGACGTTTCTAAAATCTTTGAAACAGCCGAATATGTTCAGTGGCGTTCATTCCGTGAAAGTGATGATTCTCGTTATGTGGCTTTAACCATGCCACGAGTGTTGGGTCGTCTGCCTTATGATCCTAAAGAAGGATGGGCAACAGAAGGCTTCAACTTTGTTGAAGAAGTGACTGGTGAAAATCATGACCAGTACTTGTGGATGAATGCGGCATATGGTTTTGGTACGCGTTTAACCAATGCATTTGATATGCATGGTTGGTGTGCTGCTATTCGTGGTGTTGAAGGTGGTGGTCTTGTAGAGGGTTTGCCAGTACATACCTTTAAAACCAATGATGGTGAAGTGGTCTTCAAATGTCCAACAGAAGTTGCAATCACTGACCGTCGCGAAAAAGAATTAAGTGATCTAGGGTTTATCCCATTAGTTCATTGTAAAAATACAGATTACGCAGCATTCTTTGGTGCGCAGTCTACTCAGAAACCGAAAAAGTACGACAGTGATACGGCCAATGCCAATTCAGCTTTGTCGAGTCAAATCCAATACATCATGGCAGTTTCTCGAATTGCTCATTATTTAAAAGCCATGATGCGCGATAAGGTAGGGAGCTTTGCTTCAGCTGGTAATGTTGAAACCTTCTTAAATGAATGGTTATCTCAATATGTATTATTAGATGATGGCGCTTCTCAAGAAGCAAAAGCGCAATATCCACTACGTGAAGCGTCGGTAAAAGTTGTGGAAGATCCGGCTCAACCAGGTCACTACAAATCGGTCGTTTTTTTAAGACCACATTTCCAGCTGGATGAGTTGTCGGTTTCTTTGCGACTTGTCACTGAGTTACCTCAGTCCTCTAATTAA
- the tssB gene encoding type VI secretion system contractile sheath small subunit, which produces MAKRESVQKKLQRIRPPRVQLTYDVEVGDGKEIKELPFVVGVLGDFSAASELEKTKLKDKKFINVDLENIDEVMESLAPRAAFQVENTLTEEGGRMGVDLTFNSMEDFRPENVVKQVDPLRKLVEARERLSDLRNKISNSERLEDLLDDVLKNTDQIRKLSVEAGGENE; this is translated from the coding sequence ATGGCAAAGCGCGAAAGTGTACAAAAGAAATTGCAGCGAATTCGTCCTCCACGTGTTCAACTGACTTATGATGTTGAAGTGGGTGATGGTAAAGAAATTAAAGAATTACCTTTTGTTGTTGGGGTATTAGGTGACTTTTCTGCTGCTTCAGAATTAGAAAAAACAAAATTAAAAGATAAAAAATTCATCAATGTTGACTTAGAGAATATTGATGAAGTAATGGAGTCATTGGCTCCTCGTGCGGCTTTCCAAGTTGAAAATACTTTGACAGAAGAAGGCGGACGTATGGGGGTCGATTTAACATTTAATTCAATGGAAGATTTTCGACCTGAAAATGTAGTGAAGCAAGTTGATCCATTGCGCAAATTGGTTGAAGCACGTGAACGTTTGTCTGACTTAAGAAATAAGATTTCAAACAGCGAACGCTTAGAAGATTTATTGGATGATGTGCTTAAAAACACTGATCAGATTCGTAAATTGAGTGTCGAAGCTGGAGGTGAAAATGAGTAA
- the tssH gene encoding type VI secretion system ATPase TssH produces the protein MNNLKILITKLSSTTRTALEKSANFCINQQNYEIEIEHLFYELLNQKQKNDLQILLEKYKISKDGLIDDLKETISHLPKGNSRTPIFAKSIVRLLEQAWLLASAEQNPVIRSGHLLVAFLTAPDLYQIAIRASSLFDLFPIDTMKHKFLELCSQSSEQQSDEVAQESTETEAAQQNTDAAAIKTPALDQYTINLTEKAKKGGIDPVIGREFEIRLMLDILMRRRQNNPILTGEPGVGKTAVVEGLALKIANNEVPDALKNVHVHVLDMGLLQAGASVKGEFENRLKQVIKEVQSSAHPIIIFIDEAHTLIGAGGQAGQNDAANLLKPALARGELRTIAATTWAEYKQYFEKDAALSRRFQVVKVEEPTEEVAIDMLRAMIPVMANHFNLKIDDEAIVTAVHSSHRYITGRQLPDKAISVLDTAAARVALTQNAQPVKLDQLKAQQHNLNLELSILENEQLHFPIHDERLKNLKETIQNLESEIKETEAQWKKELGLVQKIKDLETQEQTDQDKQQQALTKIREELNALQGQNPLVFERVNAHIINEIISDWTGIPVGKMVNDEIKQILTLEEKLEQRVMGQDYALHQLVQGIKTSKAKLEDPNKPQGVFMLVGPSGVGKTETALALANELYGGESHLITINMSEYQEAHTVSSLKGAPPGYVGYGQGGVLTEAVRRNPYSVVLLDEIEKAHSDVQELFYQVFDKGTLEDGEGRVIDFKNTTILLTSNAGSSTIMQACLQHPVEEWPNAEELLEQLKPSLYKQFKPAFLGRMRIVPYFPLHDDLLVRIIHHKIGKITARLEKQYQTKVEYTDDLVELLLSRCTEVDSGARNVDNILNSSVLPELATHILMALADHKLPKLIKIDSKDNDIIYQLDPDQKAKVTKKRSSKKIKETEA, from the coding sequence ATGAATAATTTGAAAATTTTAATTACAAAACTTTCTTCGACGACTCGCACGGCATTAGAAAAATCTGCTAATTTTTGTATTAATCAGCAAAATTATGAAATAGAAATAGAACATCTATTCTATGAGTTATTAAATCAAAAACAAAAAAATGATCTGCAAATTTTATTAGAGAAATACAAAATTTCGAAAGATGGCCTGATCGATGATTTGAAAGAAACCATTTCACATTTGCCTAAGGGGAATTCCAGAACACCTATTTTTGCTAAATCTATTGTTCGCTTACTTGAACAAGCTTGGCTGTTGGCATCTGCTGAACAAAATCCAGTGATTCGCAGTGGTCATTTATTGGTTGCATTTTTAACAGCACCAGATCTATATCAAATTGCGATTCGTGCTTCGAGCCTCTTTGACCTGTTCCCAATTGATACCATGAAACACAAATTCCTCGAATTGTGTAGTCAAAGTAGTGAACAACAATCTGATGAAGTCGCACAGGAAAGTACAGAAACAGAAGCCGCACAACAGAACACTGATGCTGCTGCAATAAAAACACCTGCGCTTGATCAATACACGATTAATTTAACTGAAAAAGCAAAAAAAGGTGGTATAGATCCTGTCATCGGTCGTGAGTTTGAAATTCGATTGATGCTCGATATTTTAATGCGTCGTCGTCAGAACAATCCGATTTTGACAGGTGAACCTGGTGTAGGTAAAACCGCCGTGGTTGAAGGTTTGGCCCTAAAAATTGCCAATAATGAAGTGCCAGATGCCTTAAAAAATGTGCATGTTCATGTCCTTGATATGGGCTTATTACAAGCAGGTGCAAGTGTTAAAGGTGAATTTGAAAACCGTTTAAAACAAGTGATCAAAGAAGTACAAAGCTCTGCTCATCCGATTATTATCTTTATTGATGAAGCACATACGCTGATTGGTGCTGGTGGACAAGCAGGTCAAAATGATGCAGCCAACCTGTTAAAACCAGCACTGGCTCGTGGTGAATTACGTACTATTGCTGCCACCACATGGGCTGAATATAAACAATATTTTGAAAAAGATGCTGCACTCAGTCGCCGTTTCCAAGTGGTTAAAGTTGAAGAACCGACAGAAGAAGTCGCAATCGACATGCTTCGCGCTATGATTCCAGTCATGGCCAATCATTTCAATTTGAAAATTGATGATGAAGCAATTGTTACTGCAGTACATTCATCGCATCGTTACATTACAGGTCGCCAACTGCCTGATAAAGCCATTAGTGTTTTAGATACTGCAGCAGCTCGTGTTGCTTTAACGCAAAACGCTCAGCCAGTTAAATTGGATCAGTTAAAAGCTCAACAGCATAACTTAAATCTTGAATTAAGCATTTTGGAAAATGAGCAACTGCATTTCCCAATTCATGATGAACGTTTAAAGAACTTAAAAGAAACCATTCAAAATTTAGAATCAGAAATTAAAGAAACTGAAGCGCAATGGAAAAAAGAACTGGGTCTGGTTCAAAAAATTAAAGACTTAGAAACCCAAGAACAAACTGATCAAGATAAGCAACAGCAAGCATTGACGAAAATTCGTGAAGAATTAAATGCGCTACAAGGTCAAAATCCTTTGGTTTTTGAACGTGTAAATGCACATATCATCAACGAGATTATTTCTGATTGGACTGGTATTCCAGTGGGTAAAATGGTCAATGATGAAATTAAACAGATTCTCACCTTAGAAGAAAAACTTGAACAACGCGTGATGGGGCAAGACTATGCCCTACATCAATTGGTTCAAGGCATTAAAACATCTAAGGCTAAACTTGAAGATCCGAATAAACCACAAGGTGTGTTTATGTTGGTTGGTCCAAGTGGTGTCGGTAAAACTGAAACAGCATTAGCACTAGCCAATGAGCTGTATGGTGGTGAGTCTCATCTGATCACCATCAACATGTCTGAATATCAAGAGGCTCACACCGTTTCATCTTTAAAAGGTGCACCTCCAGGTTATGTGGGCTATGGTCAAGGCGGCGTGTTGACTGAGGCTGTTCGTCGTAATCCTTATAGTGTTGTCCTTTTGGATGAAATTGAAAAAGCACATTCCGATGTTCAAGAGCTATTCTATCAAGTCTTTGACAAAGGCACTTTAGAAGATGGTGAAGGTCGTGTGATCGATTTTAAAAACACCACGATCTTGCTCACTTCAAATGCTGGTTCAAGCACCATTATGCAAGCCTGCCTTCAACATCCAGTTGAAGAATGGCCAAATGCTGAAGAATTACTTGAACAACTCAAACCAAGTTTATACAAGCAATTTAAACCTGCATTTTTAGGTCGTATGCGAATTGTTCCATACTTCCCTTTACATGATGATTTGTTGGTGCGTATTATTCACCATAAGATTGGAAAAATTACAGCTCGTCTTGAAAAACAGTATCAAACAAAAGTGGAATACACAGATGATCTGGTCGAGTTATTATTAAGTCGTTGTACGGAAGTAGACAGTGGTGCTCGTAATGTTGATAACATTCTGAATTCTTCTGTATTACCAGAATTAGCAACCCATATTTTAATGGCATTAGCTGATCACAAACTTCCAAAATTGATTAAAATTGACAGTAAAGACAACGACATTATTTATCAATTAGATCCAGATCAAAAAGCAAAAGTCACAAAAAAACGCTCTAGTAAAAAAATCAAAGAGACTGAAGCGTAA
- the tssA gene encoding type VI secretion system protein TssA codes for MSMELEPLLQPISEDEICGVDLSFSNEFHEIKKARTEDDPLLDLGDWVAEPKQADWGFVASKSATLLKDKTKDIRLLTWISEAWGNLYGFEGIARGLELSCRMLDQYWLKIHPEIEDDDLDQRLGLLQGLANQVPTLIKKVPLLNVQPFYSIFDYEKILHQQNVRLKNAEDSTSNISTEMEEFDQALFNTSKSFQFQNYQHFIEILEHWDVLKQVLDQLMELEAPSFAAIDSQLDSINKTLRKIYKADAFDSANAASSTSSVSSTPVENANSKTQPEISQNLATTMNNQSQQSFQPQPQSHLQNREQAMKVLQEIADYFQANEPHSPVSYMLQKTIKWSHMPLHEWLAQVIKNDNPLESVQELLGVQTSSNESNDW; via the coding sequence ATGAGTATGGAACTCGAACCATTATTACAACCCATCTCTGAAGATGAAATTTGTGGAGTTGACTTGTCATTCTCTAATGAATTTCATGAGATCAAAAAAGCCCGAACGGAAGATGATCCGTTATTAGATCTTGGGGATTGGGTTGCTGAGCCAAAACAGGCAGATTGGGGCTTTGTTGCAAGTAAATCAGCAACTTTATTGAAGGATAAAACTAAAGATATTCGTCTTTTGACGTGGATTAGTGAAGCTTGGGGAAATTTGTACGGCTTTGAAGGGATTGCTCGGGGTTTAGAGCTTTCTTGTCGTATGCTGGATCAATATTGGTTAAAAATACATCCTGAAATCGAAGATGATGATTTAGATCAACGTCTTGGATTATTACAAGGTTTAGCCAATCAAGTTCCCACTTTAATCAAAAAAGTACCATTGTTAAATGTACAACCTTTTTACTCGATCTTCGATTATGAAAAGATTTTGCATCAACAAAATGTTCGTTTAAAAAATGCTGAAGATTCAACCAGTAATATTTCGACAGAAATGGAAGAATTTGATCAAGCATTATTTAATACTTCAAAGAGTTTTCAATTTCAAAACTATCAGCATTTTATTGAAATATTGGAACATTGGGATGTTTTGAAGCAGGTATTGGATCAGCTTATGGAACTTGAAGCACCGAGTTTCGCTGCCATAGATTCACAGCTAGACAGCATCAATAAAACCTTGCGCAAAATATATAAAGCGGATGCTTTTGACTCCGCTAATGCAGCATCTTCAACATCCTCTGTAAGTTCAACACCTGTAGAAAATGCGAACTCTAAAACTCAACCTGAAATTTCACAAAATTTGGCAACTACAATGAATAATCAAAGCCAACAATCATTTCAGCCACAGCCTCAGAGTCATTTGCAAAACCGTGAACAAGCCATGAAAGTACTTCAAGAAATTGCAGATTATTTTCAAGCAAATGAACCACATAGCCCTGTGAGCTATATGTTGCAAAAAACAATCAAATGGAGCCATATGCCATTACATGAATGGTTGGCTCAAGTGATTAAAAACGATAATCCTTTGGAATCTGTTCAAGAGCTCTTGGGCGTTCAAACTTCTTCTAACGAATCAAACGACTGGTAA